The Leptospira sp. WS39.C2 genome contains a region encoding:
- a CDS encoding fumarate hydratase, translated as MPEFFYADPFPLTKDTTEYKLLTKDYVSTVPFGDKEILKVDPEGLTFLAEKAMEDVSFYLRTAHLEKVRKILDDPEATPNDRFVAMALLKNAVIAADKQLPSCQDTGTGIVMAKKGEYVITGGDDAEALSRGIFNTYANRNLRYSQVVPLTMYEEVNSGSNLPAQIDIYSTPGDKYSFLFLAKGGGSANKTYLFQETKALLNPTSLEKFIADKVANLGTAACPPYHIAVVIGGTSAETNLKTVKLASAGYLDHLPTKGDKFGSAFRDVELEEKMLAAAQKSGIGAQFGGKYLAHDFKVIRLPRHGASCPVGLGVSCSADRNIKAKITKDGIFLEKLEYDPTKFLPTIDDVDANTESVHINLNQPMPEILKVLTKYPVKTRVMLSGRLIVARDIAHAKLKEKMDKGEPLPEYFKNHPVYYAGPAKTPEGMPSGSFGPTTAGRMDSYVPVFQEKGFSMITLAKGNRSKVVTDSCKKNGGFYLGSIGGPAALLAKENIKKVEVLDFPELGMEAVWSIDVENFPAFIVVDDKGNDFFQMLN; from the coding sequence ATGCCAGAATTCTTTTACGCCGACCCGTTTCCACTCACAAAGGACACAACCGAATACAAACTTTTGACAAAAGATTATGTCAGCACCGTTCCTTTTGGGGACAAAGAAATTTTAAAAGTGGATCCAGAAGGTTTAACATTCCTTGCTGAAAAGGCTATGGAAGATGTTTCCTTTTACCTGCGCACGGCTCATTTAGAAAAGGTGCGTAAAATTTTAGATGATCCTGAAGCAACACCTAACGACAGATTTGTGGCAATGGCTCTTCTCAAAAATGCAGTGATTGCTGCTGACAAACAACTTCCATCCTGCCAAGATACTGGTACGGGAATCGTTATGGCAAAAAAAGGGGAATATGTGATCACAGGAGGTGATGATGCAGAGGCACTTTCTCGTGGAATTTTTAATACCTATGCAAATCGAAACCTACGATATTCCCAAGTAGTTCCTCTTACGATGTATGAAGAAGTAAACTCAGGATCCAATTTACCTGCTCAAATTGATATTTATTCCACTCCTGGTGACAAATATAGTTTTCTCTTTTTGGCTAAAGGTGGAGGGTCAGCTAACAAAACTTACCTATTCCAAGAAACAAAAGCATTACTCAATCCAACTTCCCTCGAAAAATTTATTGCAGACAAAGTAGCAAACCTGGGAACAGCGGCATGCCCTCCTTACCACATTGCCGTTGTGATTGGTGGGACTTCTGCCGAAACAAATTTAAAGACCGTAAAACTTGCGTCAGCTGGATATTTGGACCATTTGCCTACCAAAGGTGATAAATTTGGATCAGCATTCCGAGATGTAGAATTAGAAGAAAAAATGCTCGCCGCTGCGCAAAAATCAGGTATTGGGGCTCAGTTTGGTGGAAAGTATTTGGCACATGATTTTAAAGTGATTCGATTGCCACGCCATGGAGCATCTTGCCCTGTGGGACTTGGTGTGAGTTGTAGTGCTGATCGAAACATCAAAGCAAAAATCACTAAGGATGGAATCTTTTTAGAAAAACTCGAATACGACCCAACAAAATTTTTACCAACGATTGATGATGTAGATGCAAATACAGAATCGGTGCATATCAATCTCAACCAACCAATGCCTGAAATTTTAAAAGTCCTCACAAAATATCCTGTCAAAACGCGTGTTATGTTGTCGGGTCGACTCATTGTGGCACGAGACATTGCCCATGCGAAGTTAAAGGAAAAAATGGATAAGGGTGAACCACTCCCTGAGTACTTTAAAAACCATCCAGTGTATTATGCGGGTCCAGCAAAAACGCCAGAAGGGATGCCTTCCGGATCTTTTGGTCCAACTACGGCAGGACGTATGGACAGTTATGTTCCCGTGTTCCAGGAAAAAGGTTTTTCCATGATTACACTGGCAAAAGGCAATCGTTCCAAAGTGGTAACTGATAGCTGCAAAAAGAATGGTGGGTTTTATCTTGGATCCATCGGTGGGCCTGCTGCCTTACTGGCAAAAGAAAACATCAAAAAGGTGGAAGTATTGGATTTTCCTGAACTAGGAATGGAAGCGGTATGGTCCATTGATGTGGAAAACTTTCCTGCCTTTATCGTAGTGGATGACAAAGGGAATGATTTTTTCCAGATGCTGAATTAG
- a CDS encoding class I SAM-dependent methyltransferase has product MEAKVFDQMAKQYDTEDRIQLANRILDKLKPSLLNAKDSTLLDFGCGTGLLGLPLASDYKQVFLSDDSMSMLDVANFKIKSQGKKNAKTMSISELADNKSFLVDHILLSLVLLHIPDTKSILTFLLDHLKSSGKLFIVDFIKNEKVSHPKIHNGFHLNELEKTLQSVGYKSVSSQIILEEKKVFMNEDATLFLLIAEK; this is encoded by the coding sequence ATGGAAGCAAAAGTTTTTGATCAAATGGCAAAACAGTATGATACTGAAGATCGTATCCAACTGGCCAATCGGATTTTAGATAAATTAAAACCTTCCCTTTTGAATGCGAAAGATAGTACATTATTAGATTTTGGATGTGGAACTGGGTTACTTGGTTTGCCTTTGGCTTCCGATTACAAACAAGTTTTTTTATCTGATGACTCTATGTCTATGTTGGATGTGGCAAATTTCAAAATCAAATCGCAAGGTAAAAAAAATGCTAAAACGATGTCTATTTCGGAATTGGCCGACAACAAATCCTTCTTAGTTGACCATATCCTTTTGTCGTTGGTGCTTTTACATATCCCCGATACCAAATCAATCCTAACATTTCTATTGGATCACTTAAAATCATCGGGAAAGTTATTCATCGTGGATTTTATCAAAAATGAAAAGGTATCACATCCTAAAATCCACAATGGGTTCCATTTAAACGAATTGGAAAAAACTTTACAATCAGTAGGTTACAAATCTGTTTCCTCTCAAATCATTTTAGAAGAAAAAAAAGTGTTTATGAATGAGGACGCAACTTTGTTTTTACTCATTGCCGAAAAGTAA
- a CDS encoding DUF3703 domain-containing protein translates to MKLNLMMSKEFKVAYQKEIQNYKDSLSKKDDLEAWRFLERAHIIGQYFPVPHTGSHFRMFLFGIRKGDLREIYGQFIRMAFGWIGSLFNRIPVGNTGSASVPIFAPMPIPDDLQHLLQNADTEAKGLSGFKK, encoded by the coding sequence ATGAAACTCAACCTAATGATGTCAAAAGAATTTAAAGTGGCATATCAAAAAGAAATTCAAAACTACAAAGACAGTCTTTCAAAAAAAGACGATTTGGAGGCCTGGAGATTTTTGGAAAGGGCTCATATCATCGGTCAATATTTCCCAGTTCCTCATACAGGGAGTCATTTTCGAATGTTCCTCTTTGGGATCCGAAAAGGTGACCTTCGAGAAATATATGGTCAGTTCATCCGAATGGCATTTGGTTGGATTGGAAGTTTGTTCAATCGTATCCCTGTGGGGAATACGGGAAGTGCATCTGTTCCCATTTTTGCACCGATGCCAATACCGGATGATTTACAACATCTCCTTCAGAATGCGGATACCGAAGCCAAAGGCCTTTCGGGTTTCAAAAAATAG